CAACCCCTGTTTTTGCAATCTCCTCGATATTCTCCAATGTTATATTGCCAGATGCCTCAATCAAAGCCTTCCCTGATGCTGCTTCTACAGCTTTTTTCATATCATCAAGCCCAAAGTGGTCAAGCATGATAATATCAGCACCTGCTTCAAGTGCTTCTTCAAATTCATTCATTGTCCTCACTTCAACCTCTATCTTCATTGTGTGAGGTATGTTTTCTCTTGCTCTTTTTATTGCCTCTTTTATACTTCCTACAGCTTTGATATGGTTGTCTTTTATCAAAACTGCATCAGACAAGGAATACCTATGGTTTTTCCCACCACCAACAAAAACTCCGTACTTGTCAAGCATCCGCAAAAGAGGAACAGTCTTTCTTGTGTCTGTCACAATTGCCCTGTAACCTTTTATCTTTTGAGAAAGTCTATTTGTAACAGTTGCAACCCCGCTCATCCTCTGAAGCAGATTCAGGGCTAACCTTTCACCTTTTAAAATTGCTCGAGTATTTCCTTTAATCTTTGCTAATATATCTCCCTTTTTAATAGGTTCTCCATCTGATTTTATCTTTTCAAATTCTATATTTTCATCCAGTATCTCAAATACCCTTTTCGCAACATCTATACCACATAAAATTCCATCTTCTTTCGCAATTAAAATGGCCGAAGATATACTGTCTTGAGGTATCAACAGGTCTGTTGTTATATCTCCATATGGCATATCTTCTATCAATGCTTCCTTGATAAGCTTATCGACTATTAAAAAATTCAACATCTATTCTAATACCTCCCATCCATTCAGAGAGAACACGAGATGCTTTTTCCAATTAACATCGTCCTGGTAAGGAAAATCCTCTCTGTAATGAGATCCCCTGCTTTCTTTTCTCATCAAAGCAGCAGATGCAATTGTATACCCAATCATAAGCATATTATAGTACTCAATCTGCTTTATAGTTTGGAGTTTAACTTTTGTAAGGCTATATAACTTATCTAAAATATAGCTAATCAAACATTCAAGTCCTTCTTTGTTTCGAACAATTCCAGCAAACTCATTCATCTTTGACCTTAAAGTCTCAATCTCCACCATTACATCTCCTTCAAACTCCTTAACTTCTTTGCAGTTAT
This Caldicellulosiruptor changbaiensis DNA region includes the following protein-coding sequences:
- the nadC gene encoding carboxylating nicotinate-nucleotide diphosphorylase, whose translation is MLNFLIVDKLIKEALIEDMPYGDITTDLLIPQDSISSAILIAKEDGILCGIDVAKRVFEILDENIEFEKIKSDGEPIKKGDILAKIKGNTRAILKGERLALNLLQRMSGVATVTNRLSQKIKGYRAIVTDTRKTVPLLRMLDKYGVFVGGGKNHRYSLSDAVLIKDNHIKAVGSIKEAIKRARENIPHTMKIEVEVRTMNEFEEALEAGADIIMLDHFGLDDMKKAVEAASGKALIEASGNITLENIEEIAKTGVDIISVGSITHSVKSLDISLDFVEM